The following proteins come from a genomic window of bacterium:
- a CDS encoding MotA/TolQ/ExbB proton channel family protein codes for MLEFISKGGVLMYPIFLCSIVAIAIILERAYHFFRIRTNVSQFLLQIEQALQSNKIETALKQAKNTAGPVASVVEAGISNCQKDADRWEKAVSRVGTMELVKLEKNMRTLGIIAHVSPLLGLLGTVTGMIKAFIKIQELGGRVDASVLAGGIWEALLTTAAGLSVAIPAMFAYHYFEGKVDNFAIAMKEAGLLVSEWLGIGKPKEEGKSYSEHSGEDVDYGI; via the coding sequence ATGCTTGAATTTATTTCAAAAGGTGGAGTACTGATGTATCCCATTTTTCTATGTTCGATAGTGGCTATTGCCATTATCTTAGAGCGAGCGTACCACTTTTTTAGGATAAGGACGAATGTATCTCAATTTTTACTTCAAATCGAACAGGCACTGCAATCTAATAAAATAGAAACTGCCTTAAAGCAGGCAAAAAACACTGCTGGTCCCGTAGCCTCTGTAGTGGAAGCTGGTATAAGCAACTGCCAAAAAGATGCCGATAGGTGGGAAAAGGCAGTAAGTCGAGTAGGTACAATGGAATTGGTAAAGTTGGAAAAAAATATGCGGACACTGGGAATTATTGCCCATGTATCGCCCCTTTTAGGGCTTTTGGGGACGGTAACCGGGATGATTAAGGCATTTATAAAAATACAGGAGTTAGGTGGTAGAGTAGATGCCTCAGTTTTAGCCGGTGGTATCTGGGAGGCACTTCTGACTACTGCCGCTGGACTATCTGTAGCCATACCCGCTATGTTTGCCTATCATTATTTTGAAGGTAAGGTGGACAATTTCGCTATTGCGATGAAAGAGGCGGGACTACTTGTTTCTGAATGGTTGGGGATTGGAAAGCCAAAAGAAGAAGGCAAAAGTTATTCTGAACATTCAGGGGAGGATGTGGA